From a region of the Pseudomonadota bacterium genome:
- a CDS encoding DUF3683 domain-containing protein — translation MKQSTPTARIREIPYNYTSFSDREIVLRYLGAEIWDVIEQLRTERRTGRSARMLFEVLGDMWAVERNPFLQDDLLENANRRASLIHALHHRLDQMLARANQNARALDLIESARHAIARFEMWFSTQLSLRRKALKRLARTTRKDNIRFDGFARVSHVTDATDWRVELPFVVINPDAEAELGAIVAACIELGLTIIPRGGGTGYTGGAVPLYANTAVINLEKLDGIGSIEERRLPGLDQEVATVRVEAGVVTRRVTELAETHALIFAVDPTSQDASTIGGNIAMNAGGKKAVRWGTTLDNLASWRMVMPDARWLEVERVGHNLGKIHEQATVRFRLKRFEADGTTPIAEPEEIALPGSTFRKPGLGKDVTDKFLGGLPGVQKEGCDGLITSAVFVLHRAPLHIRTVCLEFFGSDLRDAVPAIVETKAYLDAAAGIELIGLEHLDERYVRAVKYTTKAPRGELPKMVLIGDIGGDSEDAVAAAAAEMVRKANIRGAEGFVAVSPEARKRFWADRARTAAIARHTNAFKINEDVVIPLERLAEYSEGIERINIECSTANKLRMVDAVLDYLEQELPTQLRQLLAYADETEEDGILEAKRTAARDHLTAVRERWNGYLRHFDDGVAAYSGLLTDEARARVREGDTFAQLMLRRDLRISYRYEVECPLKQIFGGQDLETIRQRLDAIHSEIRSSRLFVATHMHAGDGNVHTNIPVFSNDYRMLHEAEQIVDRIMQLAVNLGGVISGEHGIGITKFHYLEEGKVRAFADYKHRVDPEGRFNKGKLLEDVTIDRAYTPSLRLVQQEALILEASELGALNDDIKNCLRCGKCKPVCSTHVPRANLLYSPRNKILAAGIIIEAFLYEEQTRRGISIRHFDEMNDVADHCTICHRCVTPCPVDIDFGDVTIRMREILRAHGRKWNNFGTKLSMAFLNITDPRAVRAMRKGVIQWGYAVQRKATGLLRVFPLYGKRQQPRATTGKMALKEQVIHLVKKPLPDRLPAKPMRSMLGIEDAKAVPILRDPKRAGEGAEAVFYFPGCGSERLFSEIGLATLAMLYAQGVQTVVPPGYLCCGYPQTAGGDTEKGRQISIDNRVLFHRVANTLNYLDIKTVIVSCGTCMDQLLKYEFERIFPGCRLLDIHEYLMEKGVKLEVVEGVQYLYHDPCHTPMKTHNPLRVASNLMGQEVALSDRCCGEAGTLAVSRPDIATQVRFRKQEELHQGITRLSGAPRAEAGNVKMLTSCPACQQGLMRYRDETNMKTDYIVVEMAHRILGEGWQKAFVAATRNGGIERVLL, via the coding sequence CGCGTCATGCGATCGCCAGATTTGAGATGTGGTTTTCCACCCAGCTCAGTTTGCGGCGCAAAGCGTTGAAGCGATTGGCCAGAACCACGCGCAAGGACAACATTCGCTTCGATGGATTCGCCCGGGTGTCGCATGTCACCGATGCCACCGACTGGCGCGTGGAGCTACCGTTTGTGGTGATCAATCCCGATGCTGAAGCCGAATTGGGCGCCATTGTCGCCGCCTGCATCGAACTCGGGCTGACCATTATCCCGCGTGGCGGCGGCACCGGGTACACTGGCGGTGCTGTACCGCTGTACGCCAATACCGCGGTGATCAATCTCGAGAAGCTGGATGGGATTGGTTCCATCGAAGAGCGTCGACTACCGGGGCTGGATCAGGAAGTGGCGACCGTTCGCGTTGAGGCCGGTGTAGTAACGCGGCGCGTAACCGAGCTGGCCGAGACGCATGCGCTGATCTTTGCGGTAGATCCTACTTCCCAGGATGCTTCCACTATCGGTGGCAATATCGCCATGAACGCCGGCGGCAAGAAGGCGGTGCGCTGGGGCACGACGTTGGACAACCTCGCCTCGTGGCGCATGGTGATGCCTGATGCACGCTGGCTCGAGGTGGAACGGGTGGGCCACAATCTCGGCAAAATCCACGAGCAGGCGACCGTCAGGTTCCGACTCAAACGCTTCGAAGCGGATGGCACGACACCGATCGCTGAGCCGGAGGAGATCGCGTTGCCCGGTAGCACCTTCCGCAAGCCGGGTCTGGGCAAGGATGTCACCGACAAGTTTCTCGGCGGTTTGCCCGGGGTGCAGAAAGAGGGCTGCGACGGCCTCATCACTTCGGCGGTTTTTGTGCTGCATCGGGCGCCACTGCACATACGTACCGTTTGCCTCGAATTCTTTGGTTCCGATCTGCGTGATGCGGTACCTGCCATTGTCGAAACCAAGGCCTATCTGGATGCGGCTGCCGGAATCGAGCTCATCGGGCTGGAACACCTCGATGAGCGTTACGTGCGCGCCGTGAAATACACCACCAAGGCACCGCGTGGTGAACTGCCCAAAATGGTTTTGATCGGCGATATAGGCGGTGATAGCGAAGATGCCGTGGCAGCAGCGGCGGCAGAGATGGTCCGCAAGGCAAACATCCGGGGCGCCGAGGGCTTTGTGGCGGTCAGTCCGGAAGCACGTAAACGTTTCTGGGCCGATCGCGCCCGTACCGCCGCCATCGCCCGTCACACCAATGCGTTCAAGATCAACGAGGATGTGGTCATTCCGCTCGAGCGGTTGGCGGAGTACAGCGAAGGCATCGAACGCATCAATATCGAGTGCTCGACTGCCAACAAGTTGCGTATGGTCGATGCCGTGCTGGATTACCTGGAGCAGGAGCTGCCGACGCAGCTACGCCAGTTGCTCGCCTATGCCGATGAGACCGAAGAGGACGGCATTCTCGAAGCCAAGCGTACCGCGGCACGCGATCATCTCACCGCGGTGCGTGAACGGTGGAACGGTTACCTGCGGCATTTCGATGATGGTGTGGCCGCTTACTCCGGGCTGTTGACCGATGAGGCGCGAGCTCGCGTTCGTGAAGGCGACACCTTTGCGCAGCTGATGCTGCGGCGGGATCTGCGCATCTCCTACCGGTATGAGGTTGAGTGTCCGTTGAAGCAGATCTTTGGTGGCCAGGATCTGGAGACGATACGACAGCGGCTCGATGCCATCCACAGCGAGATCCGCTCAAGTCGCCTGTTCGTTGCCACTCACATGCACGCCGGCGATGGCAATGTGCACACCAATATCCCGGTCTTTTCCAACGACTACCGCATGTTGCACGAGGCGGAGCAGATCGTCGATCGCATTATGCAATTGGCGGTGAATCTCGGTGGCGTGATCTCCGGTGAACACGGTATCGGCATCACCAAGTTCCATTACCTGGAAGAGGGAAAGGTGCGGGCCTTTGCTGATTACAAACACCGCGTGGATCCCGAGGGGAGATTCAACAAAGGCAAGCTGCTCGAGGATGTGACCATCGACCGCGCCTATACGCCTTCGTTGCGTCTGGTGCAGCAGGAGGCGCTGATACTCGAGGCAAGCGAACTGGGCGCGCTCAACGACGATATCAAGAACTGCCTGCGCTGCGGCAAGTGCAAGCCGGTCTGCTCGACTCACGTACCGCGCGCCAACCTGCTCTACTCGCCGCGCAACAAGATTCTCGCCGCCGGCATCATCATCGAAGCCTTCCTTTACGAGGAGCAGACCCGGCGCGGTATCTCGATACGCCATTTCGACGAAATGAACGATGTCGCCGACCACTGCACGATCTGCCATCGCTGCGTGACCCCCTGTCCGGTCGACATCGATTTTGGTGATGTGACGATCCGCATGCGCGAGATCCTGCGCGCCCACGGGCGCAAGTGGAACAACTTCGGAACCAAACTCTCCATGGCGTTTCTCAATATCACCGATCCCCGTGCGGTGAGGGCGATGCGCAAGGGGGTGATCCAGTGGGGCTACGCGGTCCAGCGCAAAGCTACCGGTTTGTTGCGTGTTTTTCCGCTCTACGGAAAGCGCCAGCAGCCACGGGCCACGACCGGGAAGATGGCGCTGAAAGAGCAGGTGATTCATCTGGTCAAAAAACCGCTGCCCGACAGACTTCCGGCCAAACCGATGCGCAGCATGCTGGGAATCGAGGACGCAAAGGCGGTGCCCATCCTGCGCGATCCCAAAAGGGCGGGCGAGGGTGCAGAGGCGGTCTTCTATTTTCCCGGTTGTGGCTCAGAGCGGCTCTTTAGCGAGATCGGATTGGCGACACTGGCGATGCTCTATGCGCAGGGTGTGCAGACGGTCGTACCGCCGGGTTATCTGTGTTGCGGGTATCCGCAAACGGCGGGTGGTGATACCGAGAAGGGGCGCCAGATCAGCATCGATAACCGCGTGCTGTTTCACCGCGTGGCGAACACGCTCAACTACCTCGATATCAAAACCGTCATCGTCTCCTGCGGGACGTGTATGGACCAGTTGCTGAAGTACGAATTCGAACGCATCTTCCCTGGTTGCCGATTGCTCGATATCCACGAGTACCTGATGGAGAAAGGCGTGAAGTTGGAGGTCGTGGAGGGAGTGCAGTACCTCTATCACGATCCCTGTCATACGCCGATGAAGACCCACAATCCACTACGCGTGGCGAGCAATCTGATGGGTCAGGAAGTGGCGTTGTCGGACCGCTGTTGCGGCGAGGCGGGCACGCTGGCCGTTTCGCGCCCTGACATCGCCACGCAGGTCCGTTTTCGCAAGCAGGAGGAGTTGCACCAGGGAATCACCCGACTGAGCGGAGCGCCGCGCGCAGAAGCAGGGAACGTCAAGATGCTGACATCCTGCCCTGCCTGCCAGCAGGGATTGATGCGCTATCGCGACGAGACGAACATGAAGACGGACTACATCGTTGTCGAGATGGCCCATCGGATACTGGGTGAGGGTTGGCAGAAGGCCTTCGTTGCCGCCACCCGCAATGGCGGCATCGAGCGCGTGCTGTTGTAG
- a CDS encoding ribose-5-phosphate isomerase RpiA, whose amino-acid sequence MNPDEMKRLAARTALDYVTSGEVIGVGTGSTVNHFIDALAEIKGRIEGAVSSSEASTARLKSHGIPVVELNSVTELAVYVDGADESNRHLHLIKGGGGALTREKIVAAASRTFVCIADSSKLVDVLGKFPLPVEVIPMARSYVARQLRRLGGDPVWRENVVTDNGNLILDVHNLEIMEPAKLEAEINNIAGVVTNGLFALRPADVLLLGTADGVRTIRP is encoded by the coding sequence ATGAATCCAGATGAGATGAAACGCCTTGCCGCCCGTACCGCTCTGGACTACGTCACCAGCGGTGAGGTCATCGGTGTTGGAACCGGTTCCACCGTCAATCACTTCATCGATGCACTGGCAGAAATCAAGGGCCGTATCGAAGGAGCGGTTTCGAGCTCCGAAGCGAGTACGGCACGCCTCAAATCCCATGGCATCCCTGTGGTCGAACTCAACAGTGTCACCGAACTTGCCGTCTACGTAGACGGGGCTGACGAATCCAATCGCCACCTGCATCTCATCAAGGGCGGTGGCGGAGCATTGACACGCGAAAAGATCGTTGCCGCGGCAAGTCGGACGTTTGTCTGCATCGCCGACAGCTCGAAGCTGGTCGATGTGCTGGGGAAATTTCCGCTGCCCGTGGAGGTGATACCCATGGCACGCAGCTACGTGGCGCGACAGTTACGAAGGTTGGGGGGCGATCCGGTGTGGCGCGAGAACGTGGTGACGGACAACGGCAACCTGATACTCGATGTTCACAACCTCGAGATCATGGAACCCGCCAAACTGGAAGCCGAGATCAATAACATCGCCGGCGTGGTAACCAACGGTCTGTTTGCCCTGCGTCCGGCGGACGTACTGCTCTTGGGTACGGCGGACGGTGTGCGCACCATACGGCCCTGA
- a CDS encoding EVE domain-containing protein, whose product MNYWLMKSEPGTFSIDDLAKCPDQTEPWDGIRNYQARNFMRDAMKVGDQAFFYHSSCEIPAIVGIVRIVRAAYPDASALDPHSRYYDPKATPENPRWFLVDVKLVRRLKHPITLQELKACPELEGFPLVRRGNRLSIMPVSAAQWRFILTRE is encoded by the coding sequence ATGAACTACTGGCTGATGAAATCCGAACCCGGCACTTTCAGCATCGACGATCTTGCAAAGTGTCCCGACCAGACCGAACCATGGGACGGGATACGGAACTACCAGGCGCGCAATTTCATGCGCGATGCGATGAAGGTCGGTGATCAGGCTTTTTTCTATCATTCCAGCTGTGAGATACCGGCCATCGTCGGCATCGTCAGGATTGTGCGTGCAGCCTACCCCGATGCGAGCGCTCTCGACCCTCACTCCAGGTACTATGACCCGAAGGCCACACCGGAGAACCCACGCTGGTTTCTGGTCGATGTGAAACTGGTACGCCGGTTAAAGCACCCCATAACGTTGCAGGAACTCAAAGCATGCCCGGAACTGGAGGGGTTTCCGCTGGTACGCCGCGGCAACCGTCTTTCGATCATGCCGGTCAGCGCCGCCCAGTGGCGTTTTATTCTCACCCGGGAATAA
- a CDS encoding 5-formyltetrahydrofolate cyclo-ligase, whose product MRARRRLLSDTDRRHRSRAIIGNLKRSRLFRCATRIACYLPNDGEANLTPLIRQLNGWGKQCFLPVLDTLRPRRLWFAPYDCGDRLIDNRYGIPEPALAAREYVAAWHLDLILVPLVAFDDDANRLGMGGGYYDRTLAFRRRRTHWHRPRLLGIAFECQRVDTLPVRPWDIPLNGVITETRTLLVR is encoded by the coding sequence ATGCGCGCACGTCGCCGCCTACTATCGGATACAGACCGCCGCCATCGATCACGAGCGATTATCGGCAATCTCAAGCGTTCGCGTCTGTTCCGCTGCGCGACGCGCATTGCCTGTTACCTGCCCAACGATGGCGAGGCGAATCTCACGCCTTTGATTCGCCAGCTCAACGGTTGGGGAAAACAGTGTTTTCTCCCGGTGTTGGATACCCTGCGCCCGCGGCGCTTGTGGTTTGCACCCTACGACTGCGGTGATCGCCTCATCGACAACCGCTACGGCATCCCGGAGCCCGCCCTGGCGGCGCGGGAGTATGTTGCCGCCTGGCACCTGGACCTCATCCTCGTGCCCCTGGTCGCCTTCGATGACGATGCCAATCGTCTGGGCATGGGTGGTGGTTACTACGACCGCACGCTGGCCTTCCGGCGGCGACGCACCCATTGGCATCGTCCACGTCTGTTGGGCATCGCCTTTGAATGCCAGCGCGTCGACACCCTGCCGGTGCGCCCGTGGGATATTCCGCTGAACGGCGTCATCACGGAAACCCGGACGCTGCTCGTTCGTTGA
- a CDS encoding cell division protein ZapA, with the protein MDKEYRVACPPDERDALLASATLLNERLREIRESGKVIGAERIGVMAALNIAHELVLHKGTPSSDEHPARSRIRALQHKIESALNDGKQLEL; encoded by the coding sequence ATGGACAAGGAGTACCGGGTCGCATGTCCGCCCGACGAGCGTGATGCATTGCTGGCATCGGCCACACTGCTCAACGAGCGCCTGCGCGAAATCCGCGAATCCGGCAAGGTGATCGGTGCCGAGCGCATCGGTGTCATGGCGGCGCTGAATATCGCCCACGAGTTGGTACTGCACAAGGGTACGCCAAGCTCCGACGAGCATCCGGCACGGTCCCGTATCCGTGCCCTCCAGCACAAGATCGAATCGGCGCTGAACGACGGCAAGCAACTCGAACTTTAG
- a CDS encoding TIGR02449 family protein has protein sequence MENGSGKSMLEVDLISLERWLDELIRTTERLKDENRSLRQQQQTLAAERSGLIQKNELARNRIEAMIAQLKSMEHGA, from the coding sequence ATGGAAAACGGTAGCGGAAAATCGATGCTGGAAGTGGATCTGATCAGCCTGGAACGTTGGCTCGATGAGCTGATCCGCACCACGGAGCGCCTCAAGGACGAGAACAGGTCGTTGCGCCAACAGCAGCAGACCCTCGCCGCCGAGCGCTCCGGCCTGATTCAGAAGAACGAACTGGCACGCAATCGCATTGAAGCCATGATCGCCCAACTGAAATCGATGGAACACGGCGCGTGA
- a CDS encoding YecA family protein produces MSTPSQLTIYQTFDDLLDRIGSAIGAAEAHGLLCGLLCAAREAVHDVWLTQLVSEGSLVEEDEGRLRAVVDETARQLGDVAFGFDLVLPGDDETLAERATALGEWCHGFIVGSGLGKLETDSEAVQEVLEDLTEISQISAQPEDCETDEDEDSYAELVEYVRVAVLLVTEQALNPPPAPPRDTPFLH; encoded by the coding sequence ATGTCGACACCATCACAACTCACCATTTACCAGACCTTCGACGATCTGCTGGATCGCATCGGATCGGCGATCGGTGCCGCGGAAGCCCATGGCCTGCTGTGCGGCCTGCTGTGCGCGGCGCGCGAGGCTGTGCACGATGTGTGGTTGACCCAGCTGGTCAGTGAGGGGTCGTTGGTCGAGGAAGACGAGGGTCGACTGCGTGCCGTGGTCGATGAGACTGCCCGGCAATTGGGGGATGTCGCTTTCGGATTCGATCTGGTGCTGCCGGGGGACGATGAGACACTGGCGGAGCGTGCCACGGCCCTTGGCGAATGGTGCCACGGGTTTATTGTGGGGTCCGGGTTGGGCAAACTCGAAACCGACAGCGAGGCGGTTCAGGAGGTGCTGGAGGATCTCACCGAGATCTCGCAGATCAGCGCACAACCTGAAGATTGCGAAACGGACGAGGATGAGGATTCTTACGCCGAGCTGGTCGAGTACGTGCGGGTTGCGGTGCTGTTGGTAACCGAGCAGGCGCTGAATCCCCCACCAGCACCGCCGCGCGACACGCCGTTTCTGCATTGA
- a CDS encoding Xaa-Pro aminopeptidase, translating into MSTNEFARRRRQLMRMMDSDAMAILPAAPVRSRNRDVDYPYRPDSDFFYLTGFAEPDAVAVLVPGRAHGEYILFCRERDPEMEIWHGRRAGLEGACEHYGADDAFPIGDIDDILPGLLENRERVFCTMGCNAAFDKQLMDWLNQIRARSRTGVNPPGEFVSLDHLLHDLRLFKSRAEIGHIRKAVKATVAAHKQAMRICRPGLMEYQLEAELLHQFAIHGARTPAYPPIVGGGANGCILHYTENSDALRDGDLVLIDAGGEYECYAADVTRTFPVNGRYSPAQKALYDLVLEAQLAAIDKMQPGNHWNDPHEAAVRVLTRGLVKLGLLKGSVPRLIKDEAYKRFYMHRTGHWLGMDVHDVGDYKVDGKWRTLEPGMVMTVEPGLYIPAGSKGIARKWWDIGIRIEDDVLITKQGNEVLSRDLPKTTEAIEALMAA; encoded by the coding sequence ATGAGCACCAATGAATTCGCACGCCGCCGCCGGCAACTGATGCGCATGATGGACAGCGACGCCATGGCGATTCTGCCCGCCGCACCGGTTCGGTCACGTAACCGTGATGTCGATTATCCGTACCGCCCCGACAGTGATTTTTTCTACCTGACCGGGTTTGCCGAGCCCGATGCGGTAGCGGTGCTGGTACCGGGCCGTGCCCATGGCGAGTACATCCTTTTCTGCCGCGAGCGCGATCCCGAGATGGAAATCTGGCACGGCCGGCGGGCCGGCCTGGAGGGGGCCTGCGAGCACTACGGCGCCGACGATGCGTTTCCCATCGGCGATATCGACGACATCCTGCCCGGGTTGCTGGAGAACCGCGAACGGGTGTTCTGCACCATGGGTTGCAATGCCGCCTTCGACAAGCAGCTGATGGATTGGCTGAATCAGATTCGTGCACGCTCCCGCACCGGCGTCAATCCGCCCGGCGAGTTCGTCTCGCTCGATCACCTGCTGCACGATCTGCGGCTCTTCAAGAGCCGGGCTGAGATAGGTCACATTCGCAAGGCGGTCAAAGCGACTGTGGCGGCGCATAAACAGGCGATGCGGATCTGCCGCCCCGGGCTGATGGAATATCAACTGGAGGCGGAATTGCTGCACCAGTTTGCGATTCACGGTGCGCGCACGCCGGCCTACCCGCCCATCGTCGGCGGCGGGGCCAATGGCTGCATACTTCACTACACCGAGAATAGCGACGCACTGCGCGACGGTGATCTGGTCTTGATCGATGCCGGGGGCGAATACGAATGCTACGCGGCGGACGTTACCCGCACCTTCCCGGTCAATGGACGCTACTCGCCGGCGCAAAAAGCACTCTACGATCTCGTGCTGGAGGCGCAGCTTGCCGCCATCGACAAGATGCAACCCGGCAATCACTGGAACGATCCCCACGAAGCAGCGGTGCGGGTGCTGACCAGGGGATTGGTGAAGCTGGGGCTGCTCAAGGGCAGTGTGCCTCGCCTTATCAAGGATGAGGCTTACAAACGATTCTATATGCACCGCACCGGACACTGGCTGGGCATGGACGTTCACGATGTGGGCGATTACAAGGTCGATGGTAAATGGCGCACGCTGGAGCCCGGTATGGTGATGACGGTCGAGCCGGGGCTCTACATACCGGCGGGCTCGAAGGGCATCGCCCGCAAATGGTGGGATATCGGTATTCGCATTGAAGACGATGTGTTGATCACCAAACAGGGCAACGAGGTGTTGTCGCGTGACCTGCCGAAAACCACGGAAGCGATCGAAGCCTTGATGGCAGCCTGA
- a CDS encoding sodium:proton antiporter codes for MTLFDVIAVLLTLSALFSYINHCYIRLPASIGVMLLALLLSLGLVLAGHFGLPLDTHAARLLSSIDFNQALLHGMLSFLLFAGALHVNLNDLASQKWVITLLATIGLLVSTFLVGTLAWVLFDALGLTLPLLYCLLFGALISPTDPIAVLGILKKAGVSKSLETKITGESLFNDGVAVVVFLVLLGIVQGGDEIGPTDVLRLFFQEAVGGALLGLVLGWLVYHLFARVDQYQVEVLLTLSLVTGGYALASALHLSGPIAIVVAGLLIGNQGRRFAMSATTVQHLDTFWELVDEVLNAVLFLLIGLELLVLTFTGDYLIAGLVMIPLVLAARLISVALPVMLLRRVRAFSPGVIRLLTWGGLRGGISVALALSLPAGEPRQQILAVTYVVVVFSIVVQGLTIGRLVKRSS; via the coding sequence GTGACGCTATTCGACGTAATCGCTGTGCTGCTGACGCTCTCGGCGCTGTTCAGTTACATCAATCATTGCTATATCCGTCTGCCCGCCTCGATCGGGGTGATGCTGCTCGCGCTGCTGCTGTCACTCGGCCTGGTACTGGCCGGTCATTTCGGGTTGCCGCTGGATACCCATGCGGCGCGCTTGTTGAGCAGCATCGATTTCAATCAGGCCTTGCTCCATGGCATGTTGAGTTTTCTGCTCTTTGCCGGGGCGCTGCACGTCAATCTCAACGATCTTGCCAGTCAGAAATGGGTCATCACCCTGTTGGCCACCATCGGTCTTCTGGTGTCGACCTTTCTGGTCGGCACCCTGGCGTGGGTGCTCTTCGACGCCCTGGGGCTGACGCTGCCTCTCCTCTACTGCCTGCTGTTCGGCGCGCTGATTTCACCCACCGATCCGATCGCCGTGCTCGGCATCCTGAAAAAAGCGGGGGTGAGCAAGAGCCTTGAAACCAAGATTACCGGTGAGTCGCTCTTCAATGACGGAGTGGCGGTGGTGGTCTTTCTGGTGTTATTGGGCATCGTGCAGGGTGGAGACGAGATCGGGCCGACAGACGTGCTGCGCCTCTTTTTTCAGGAGGCGGTCGGCGGCGCGCTTTTGGGACTGGTGCTCGGCTGGCTGGTCTATCATCTGTTTGCCCGCGTCGATCAATACCAGGTGGAGGTTCTGCTCACCCTGTCTCTCGTTACCGGGGGCTATGCGTTGGCGAGTGCGCTGCACCTCTCGGGGCCCATTGCCATCGTCGTCGCGGGCCTGCTGATCGGCAATCAGGGACGGCGGTTCGCCATGTCGGCCACCACCGTGCAGCATCTCGATACCTTTTGGGAGCTGGTGGATGAGGTGCTCAACGCGGTGCTGTTTCTGCTGATCGGACTTGAACTCCTGGTGCTCACCTTCACCGGCGATTACCTGATCGCCGGCCTGGTGATGATTCCCCTGGTGCTCGCGGCGCGTCTGATCAGTGTGGCACTGCCGGTGATGCTGTTACGGCGAGTGCGGGCCTTCAGTCCGGGAGTGATACGGCTACTCACCTGGGGCGGGCTGCGCGGGGGTATCTCGGTGGCCTTGGCACTCTCACTACCGGCGGGCGAACCCCGCCAGCAGATTCTGGCGGTTACTTATGTGGTGGTGGTCTTCTCCATCGTCGTGCAGGGGTTGACCATCGGGCGCCTGGTGAAGCGAAGTAGTTGA
- a CDS encoding iron ABC transporter substrate-binding protein, which produces MGTRLVGLILVAVALAGTVVVQAAEVNVYSARKEALIKPLLDRFTERTGVTVNLVTGNADALLKRLETEGRNSPADVLLTVDAGRLHRAREAGVLQAVKSAELERSIPAAYRDPNGYWFGLSLRARTILYAKDRVDPAELKSYEDLSDPRWKNRICIRSSDNIYNQSLVAALIDIHGEAKAEQWARGLVANMARPPKGGDRDQIKAAAAGQCDIAIANTYYLAGMLRDEKDADQRRAAQKMGVFWPNQAGRGVHVNVSGAGITAAAKNRDQAVKLLEFLANEDSQAWYAQVNNEYPVRPGIAVSELLASWGSFKADDLNLAVLGKNNAAALRLMDRAGWK; this is translated from the coding sequence ATGGGAACCCGCTTAGTTGGTCTTATTCTTGTTGCCGTCGCCCTGGCTGGCACCGTGGTCGTGCAGGCGGCTGAGGTCAACGTCTATTCGGCGCGCAAAGAGGCGCTCATCAAGCCGTTGCTCGACAGGTTCACCGAGCGGACCGGCGTGACGGTCAATCTGGTGACGGGCAACGCCGATGCCCTGCTCAAGCGCCTGGAGACCGAAGGCCGCAACAGCCCGGCCGATGTGCTGTTGACCGTGGACGCAGGCCGTCTGCACCGTGCCCGGGAGGCGGGTGTGCTGCAGGCCGTGAAAAGCGCCGAGTTGGAACGGTCGATTCCAGCGGCCTATCGCGATCCGAACGGCTACTGGTTTGGCTTATCGCTGCGCGCCCGCACCATCCTCTATGCAAAAGACAGGGTCGACCCCGCGGAACTCAAGAGTTACGAAGATCTCAGTGACCCGCGCTGGAAGAACCGCATCTGCATCCGCTCCTCCGACAACATCTACAACCAGTCGCTGGTAGCGGCGTTGATCGATATCCACGGTGAAGCCAAGGCGGAGCAGTGGGCTCGGGGGCTGGTGGCCAATATGGCCCGGCCACCCAAGGGGGGCGACCGCGATCAGATCAAGGCCGCGGCGGCAGGACAGTGCGATATCGCCATCGCCAACACCTACTATCTTGCCGGCATGCTGCGGGACGAGAAAGATGCTGATCAACGGAGAGCCGCGCAGAAAATGGGTGTCTTCTGGCCCAATCAGGCGGGCCGGGGTGTGCACGTCAATGTCAGTGGCGCCGGAATTACCGCTGCCGCGAAGAATCGCGATCAAGCCGTCAAACTGCTGGAGTTTCTCGCCAATGAGGATTCCCAGGCCTGGTATGCCCAGGTCAACAACGAGTACCCGGTGCGCCCGGGAATAGCAGTTAGCGAACTCCTTGCCTCCTGGGGCAGTTTCAAAGCCGATGATCTCAATCTCGCCGTGCTGGGCAAAAACAACGCCGCAGCGTTGCGCCTCATGGATCGTGCCGGCTGGAAATGA